The Streptomyces phaeolivaceus genome has a window encoding:
- a CDS encoding NUDIX hydrolase, whose product MANGQWYPAEWPDRIRALAAGTLTPVTPRRAATVMLLKDTADTPVVHMLRRRASMAFAGGAYAYPGGGVDPRDDDRQIRWAGPTRAWWASRLGVDETDAQAIVCAAVRETYEEAGVLLAGPGADTVVGDTTGDDWEADRAAVAARELSFAEFLDRRGLVLRSDLLGAWARWITPEFESRRYDTWFFVAALPQGQRTRNASTEADRTVWIRPGEAADGYDKGELLMMPPTIATLRRLAEYGTAADALAAAPARDLTPVLAEARLEGDDVVLSWPGHEEFTKRISAAGGTP is encoded by the coding sequence ATGGCAAACGGGCAGTGGTACCCAGCCGAGTGGCCGGACCGCATCCGCGCACTCGCGGCCGGCACGCTGACACCGGTGACCCCCAGGCGGGCCGCCACCGTCATGCTGCTCAAGGACACGGCCGACACCCCGGTCGTGCACATGCTGCGCAGACGCGCCTCCATGGCTTTCGCCGGGGGCGCGTACGCCTATCCGGGCGGCGGCGTGGACCCGCGCGACGACGACCGGCAGATCCGCTGGGCGGGCCCCACGCGCGCGTGGTGGGCGTCCCGGCTCGGCGTCGACGAGACCGACGCCCAGGCGATCGTCTGCGCGGCCGTGCGGGAGACGTACGAGGAGGCCGGTGTCCTGCTCGCCGGGCCCGGCGCCGACACGGTGGTCGGCGACACCACGGGCGACGACTGGGAGGCGGACCGCGCGGCGGTGGCCGCCCGGGAGCTGTCCTTCGCGGAGTTCCTGGACCGCAGAGGCCTGGTCCTGCGATCGGACCTGCTGGGCGCCTGGGCCCGCTGGATCACCCCCGAGTTCGAGTCCCGCCGCTACGACACCTGGTTCTTCGTGGCCGCCCTCCCGCAGGGCCAGCGCACCCGCAACGCCTCCACGGAGGCCGACCGCACGGTGTGGATCCGCCCCGGGGAGGCGGCGGACGGCTACGACAAGGGCGAACTGCTGATGATGCCGCCCACCATCGCGACGCTGCGCCGCCTCGCGGAGTACGGCACGGCCGCCGACGCGCTGGCCGCCGCACCCGCCCGCGACCTGACCCCCGTCCTCGCCGAGGCCCGCCTGGAGGGCGACGACGTGGTCCTCTCCTGGCCCGGCCACGAGGAGTTCACCAAGCGCATATCGGCCGCCGGGGGCACCCCGTGA
- a CDS encoding ArsA family ATPase: MTPDPAATHDSASSPDGHRAMSAPGLLAVDPLLDDPGTRIVVCCGAGGVGKTTTAAALGVRAAERGRKVVVLTIDPARRLAQSMGIDSLDNTPRRVKGIDGDGELHAMMLDMKRTFDEIVEAHADPERASAILGNPFYQSLSAGFAGTQEYMAMEKLGQLRARDEWDLIIVDTPPSRSALDFLDAPKRLGSFLDGKLIRVLLAPAKVGGRAGMKFLNVGMSMMTGALGKLLGGQLLKDVQTFVAAMDSMFGGFRTRADATYKLLQAPGTAFLVVAAPERDALREAAYFVERLAAEDMPLAGLVLNRVHGSGAAQLSAERALAAAENLDEPRIVDQGDGKAVRNSPDTYGSSDSQGSPDSQGSPGSPDGPESPATTGTQDGSPAPDRTVEQLTAGLLRLHAERMRLLSREQRTRDRFTALHPEVAVAEVAALPGDVHDLAGLRDIGERLAAIRPELPTSDND; the protein is encoded by the coding sequence ATGACTCCGGACCCGGCCGCCACGCACGATTCGGCCTCCTCCCCCGACGGACACCGCGCGATGAGCGCGCCCGGACTGCTCGCGGTGGATCCGCTGCTCGACGACCCGGGCACGCGCATCGTGGTGTGCTGCGGTGCCGGCGGTGTGGGCAAGACGACCACGGCGGCGGCGCTCGGGGTGCGGGCCGCCGAGCGCGGTCGCAAGGTGGTCGTGCTCACCATCGACCCGGCCCGGCGGCTCGCCCAGTCCATGGGCATCGACTCGCTGGACAACACCCCGCGCCGGGTGAAGGGCATCGACGGGGACGGCGAACTGCACGCCATGATGCTCGACATGAAGCGCACGTTCGACGAGATCGTCGAGGCGCACGCGGACCCCGAACGGGCCTCCGCGATCCTGGGCAACCCCTTCTACCAGTCGCTCTCGGCGGGCTTCGCGGGCACGCAGGAGTACATGGCGATGGAGAAGCTGGGCCAGCTGCGGGCCCGGGACGAGTGGGACCTGATCATCGTCGACACCCCGCCGTCCCGCTCGGCGCTGGACTTCCTGGACGCCCCGAAGCGGCTCGGTTCGTTCCTCGACGGCAAGCTGATCCGGGTGCTGCTGGCTCCGGCGAAGGTCGGCGGGCGGGCCGGTATGAAGTTCCTGAACGTCGGCATGTCGATGATGACGGGCGCCCTGGGGAAGCTGCTCGGCGGTCAACTGCTGAAGGACGTGCAGACGTTCGTGGCCGCCATGGACTCCATGTTCGGCGGCTTCCGTACGCGCGCGGACGCCACGTACAAGCTGCTCCAGGCGCCCGGTACGGCCTTCCTGGTGGTGGCCGCGCCGGAGCGGGACGCGCTGCGTGAGGCGGCGTACTTCGTGGAGCGGCTGGCGGCCGAGGACATGCCGCTGGCCGGGCTGGTGCTGAACCGCGTCCATGGCAGCGGCGCGGCCCAGCTGTCCGCCGAGCGCGCGCTCGCCGCCGCGGAAAATCTTGACGAGCCCCGCATTGTGGATCAGGGGGACGGGAAAGCAGTTCGTAACTCTCCCGACACGTACGGCAGTTCAGACAGCCAAGGCAGTCCAGACAGTCAAGGAAGTCCAGGCAGTCCAGACGGCCCAGAATCTCCCGCAACGACCGGTACCCAGGACGGCTCCCCTGCCCCGGACCGGACGGTGGAACAGCTGACGGCAGGCCTGCTCCGGCTGCACGCCGAGCGGATGCGGCTGCTCTCCCGCGAGCAGCGCACGCGTGACCGCTTCACCGCGCTGCATCCCGAGGTGGCCGTGGCCGAAGTGGCCGCGCTGCCCGGCGATGTCCACGACCTGGCGGGTCTGCGGGACATCGGGGAACGACTCGCGGCCATAAGGCCGGAACTGCCCACCTCCGACAACGACTGA
- a CDS encoding RidA family protein, with amino-acid sequence MSAVEAKLAELGLRLPEVVPPLAAYQPAVQSGVYVYTAGQLPMVDGKLPVTGKVGAEVTPEEARELARTCALNALAAVKSVAGDLDRVARVVKVVGFVASASDFTGQPAVLNGASELLGAVFGDKGVHARSAVGVAVLPLDAPVEVELQVELTTA; translated from the coding sequence GTGAGCGCCGTCGAGGCGAAGCTCGCGGAACTCGGACTGAGGCTGCCCGAGGTGGTCCCGCCGCTCGCCGCGTACCAGCCCGCCGTCCAGAGCGGTGTGTACGTGTACACCGCCGGGCAGCTGCCCATGGTGGACGGCAAGCTGCCCGTCACCGGCAAGGTGGGCGCCGAGGTCACCCCCGAGGAGGCCAGGGAACTCGCCCGCACCTGCGCGCTGAACGCCCTCGCGGCCGTCAAGTCCGTGGCGGGCGACCTGGACCGCGTCGCGCGCGTGGTGAAGGTCGTCGGCTTCGTCGCCTCCGCCTCCGACTTCACGGGCCAGCCCGCCGTGCTGAACGGCGCGAGCGAACTCCTGGGCGCCGTCTTCGGCGACAAGGGCGTCCACGCGCGCAGCGCGGTCGGCGTGGCGGTCCTGCCGCTGGACGCGCCCGTAGAGGTGGAGCTCCAGGTGGAGCTGACCACCGCGTAG
- a CDS encoding DUF4177 domain-containing protein: MTKWEYSTVPLLVHATKQILDTWGEDGWELVQVVPGPNNPEQLVAYLKRPKP, encoded by the coding sequence ATGACCAAGTGGGAATACTCAACCGTGCCGCTGCTCGTCCACGCCACGAAGCAGATTCTGGACACCTGGGGCGAGGACGGCTGGGAGCTCGTCCAGGTCGTTCCCGGGCCGAACAACCCCGAGCAGCTGGTGGCCTACCTGAAGCGGCCCAAGCCGTGA
- a CDS encoding MBL fold metallo-hydrolase, protein MTDAAALPGQPRGGVLSGPATARAVNVLAPNASVMTLDGTNTWIVSEPDSDLAVVIDPGPLDDVHLRDVVATAEEAGKRVALTLLTHGHPDHAEGAARFAELTGTNVRALDPALRLGDEGLGAGDVIALGGLELRVVPTPGHTADSLCFHLPADRAVLTGDTVLGRGTTVVAHPDGRLGDYLDSLRRLRSLTVDDGVHTVLPGHGPVLDDAQGAVEFYLAHRAHRLAQVETAVENGHRAPDQVVAHVYADVDRSLWPAAELSVRAQLEYLTEHGLI, encoded by the coding sequence ATGACCGACGCAGCAGCCCTCCCCGGCCAGCCCAGGGGCGGCGTCCTGTCGGGGCCCGCCACCGCGCGCGCGGTCAACGTGCTCGCGCCGAACGCCTCCGTGATGACGCTGGACGGGACCAACACCTGGATCGTGTCCGAGCCGGACTCCGACCTCGCGGTCGTGATCGACCCCGGCCCGCTGGACGACGTCCACCTGCGCGACGTCGTCGCCACGGCGGAGGAGGCCGGCAAGCGGGTCGCCCTGACCCTGCTCACGCACGGACACCCGGACCACGCGGAGGGCGCCGCCCGCTTCGCCGAGCTGACCGGGACGAACGTACGGGCCCTCGACCCTGCGCTGCGGCTCGGCGACGAAGGACTGGGCGCCGGAGACGTCATCGCGCTCGGCGGCCTGGAACTCCGCGTCGTCCCCACCCCCGGCCACACCGCCGACTCGCTCTGCTTCCACCTCCCGGCCGACCGGGCCGTCCTGACGGGCGACACCGTCCTCGGACGCGGTACGACGGTCGTGGCCCACCCCGACGGCCGCCTCGGCGACTATCTCGACTCCCTGCGCCGCCTCAGGTCCCTCACGGTCGACGACGGCGTCCACACCGTCCTCCCCGGTCACGGCCCCGTCCTGGACGACGCCCAGGGCGCCGTCGAGTTCTACCTCGCCCACCGCGCCCACCGGCTCGCCCAGGTGGAGACGGCGGTCGAGAACGGCCACCGCGCCCCCGACCAGGTCGTCGCCCACGTCTACGCGGACGTCGACCGCTCCCTGTGGCCCGCCGCGGAACTCTCGGTACGCGCGCAGTTGGAGTACCTGACCGAGCACGGCCTGATCTGA
- a CDS encoding ArsA family ATPase produces the protein MSRLQVVSGKGGTGKTTVAAALALALATEGKRTLLVEVEGRQGIAQLFEAEALPYEERKIAVAPGGGEVYALAIDPELALLDYLQMFYKLGSAGRALKKLGAIDFATTIAPGLRDVLLTGKACEAVRRKEKSGRFTYDYVVMDAPPTGRITRFLNVNDEVAGLAKIGPIHNQAQAVMRVLKSPETAVHLVTLLEEMPVQETADGIAELRAAKLPVGRIIVNMVRPELLDADELEFARAVPRTAVAKSLSAAGLGGARRGGTAERLVDPLLAQAEEYAERYTLEHEQRGVLGEQGLPLHELPLLAEGMDLAGLYELAKELRQQGIS, from the coding sequence GTGAGCAGGCTCCAGGTCGTCAGCGGCAAGGGCGGGACCGGAAAGACCACGGTCGCCGCCGCACTCGCGCTCGCCCTCGCGACCGAGGGGAAGCGCACCCTCCTGGTCGAGGTCGAGGGCAGACAAGGCATCGCACAGCTCTTCGAGGCGGAGGCACTGCCGTACGAGGAGCGGAAGATCGCGGTGGCTCCCGGGGGCGGGGAGGTGTACGCGCTGGCCATCGACCCCGAACTGGCCCTGTTGGACTACCTCCAGATGTTCTACAAGCTCGGCAGCGCGGGCCGGGCCCTGAAGAAGCTCGGCGCCATCGACTTCGCGACCACCATCGCGCCGGGTCTGCGGGACGTGCTGCTGACCGGCAAGGCCTGCGAGGCGGTGCGCCGCAAGGAGAAGAGCGGGCGGTTCACGTACGACTACGTGGTGATGGACGCGCCGCCCACCGGGCGCATCACCCGCTTCCTGAACGTCAACGACGAGGTGGCGGGCCTCGCCAAGATCGGCCCGATACACAATCAGGCCCAGGCCGTCATGCGGGTCCTGAAGTCCCCGGAGACGGCCGTGCATCTGGTGACGCTGCTGGAGGAGATGCCCGTCCAGGAGACAGCGGACGGCATCGCCGAGCTGCGGGCCGCGAAGCTGCCGGTGGGACGGATCATCGTCAACATGGTGCGGCCCGAGCTGCTGGACGCCGACGAGCTGGAGTTCGCGCGCGCGGTGCCGCGTACGGCCGTCGCCAAGTCCCTGTCCGCGGCGGGTCTGGGCGGCGCGCGGCGCGGCGGCACCGCCGAGCGCCTGGTGGATCCGCTCCTCGCGCAGGCCGAGGAGTACGCCGAGCGGTACACGCTGGAGCACGAACAGCGGGGCGTGCTGGGCGAGCAGGGCCTGCCGTTGCACGAACTGCCGCTGCTCGCCGAGGGAATGGACCTGGCGGGCCTGTACGAACTGGCCAAGGAACTGCGTCAGCAAGGGATCTCATGA
- the wblA gene encoding transcriptional regulator WblA, with the protein MGWVTDWSAQAACRTTDPDELFVQGAAQNRAKAVCTGCPVRTECLADALDNRVEFGVWGGMTERERRALLRRRPTVTSWRRLLETARTEYERGAGILPLDDDEMYENYAAVS; encoded by the coding sequence ATGGGCTGGGTAACCGACTGGAGTGCGCAGGCTGCCTGCCGCACTACCGATCCGGATGAACTGTTCGTTCAAGGAGCAGCGCAGAACAGGGCCAAGGCGGTGTGCACCGGATGCCCGGTACGCACGGAGTGCCTGGCGGACGCGTTGGACAACCGCGTCGAGTTCGGCGTGTGGGGAGGAATGACGGAGCGCGAGCGCCGCGCACTGCTGCGCAGGCGACCGACCGTCACGTCGTGGCGCAGGCTGCTGGAGACCGCGCGCACGGAGTACGAGCGTGGCGCGGGCATTCTGCCGCTCGACGATGACGAGATGTACGAGAACTACGCGGCGGTGAGCTGA